A window of Mucilaginibacter paludis DSM 18603 contains these coding sequences:
- a CDS encoding DUF302 domain-containing protein encodes METQYTVTHISVKLESGFAEFTRELEAALGRLDVPALTKAGHDAEATTLAIKAMQGEDGMTLFNIEDLGHLLSLNGPSRTAKRYFVGNYLRASQIISTDIRLGLYAPLRVLVYEAEDQTAYAEYDLPSSQFSMFGDELITKSGFGLDTKLKNIITLADEWAKLKN; translated from the coding sequence ATGGAAACTCAATATACAGTAACCCATATTTCGGTCAAACTTGAATCAGGCTTTGCCGAATTCACAAGAGAACTGGAAGCGGCGCTTGGGCGGCTTGATGTACCAGCACTAACCAAGGCCGGACACGATGCTGAAGCCACCACTTTAGCCATTAAGGCTATGCAGGGCGAAGATGGAATGACTTTGTTTAACATAGAAGACCTGGGGCATTTATTGAGTTTAAACGGGCCATCCCGGACAGCTAAAAGATATTTTGTCGGCAATTACCTGCGCGCATCGCAGATCATAAGCACCGATATCCGCCTTGGTTTATATGCGCCATTACGCGTGCTGGTTTACGAAGCTGAAGATCAAACCGCTTACGCTGAATACGATTTGCCATCCTCCCAATTCTCAATGTTTGGTGATGAGCTGATCACCAAATCCGGTTTCGGATTAGACACCAAATTAAAAAATATCATCACCCTGGCCGACGAATGGGCCAAACTAAAAAATTAA
- a CDS encoding sensor histidine kinase: MMNKEPILRFLVDRPYRIYRRVAFVLILLVLLKGGNEEHRYADDTFVYLKLGGLLVMVGLTALNLYILIPRFLFKGKYGRYFLWVGGGIVLSFLVFVQVRAWLPSLRLPGNPGKPMDNTADFLAYVVLLCVLCAATAGMKLFQRWVTDSYRLTQLENIRIHTELDLLKSNVSPHFLFNMLNGSEVLIHTEPDKASQMLIKLSDLLRYQLYDSAREQVLLSADIRFLHDFLSLEKIRRDFFEFSIEETGTHMPQMVPPLLFIPFVENAVKHNIQSEAGAYVRLGFVLTGTELVFTCINPKGPLPTHEPGGLGLPNVRRRLELLFPAMHSLIIHNSPDSYTVNLTLKL, from the coding sequence ATGATGAACAAGGAACCCATCCTGCGCTTCCTGGTAGACCGCCCTTACCGTATTTACCGCCGGGTTGCCTTCGTACTGATCCTGCTCGTCCTGCTGAAAGGCGGGAACGAAGAGCACCGCTACGCGGACGATACGTTTGTATACCTGAAGCTGGGCGGACTGCTGGTGATGGTGGGCCTCACAGCGCTCAACCTGTATATACTGATCCCCCGCTTTTTATTTAAGGGAAAGTACGGGCGGTACTTTCTTTGGGTGGGGGGCGGAATCGTGCTGTCCTTCCTGGTTTTTGTTCAGGTACGCGCCTGGCTGCCCTCCCTGCGCCTGCCGGGCAACCCGGGCAAACCGATGGATAATACTGCCGACTTCCTGGCTTATGTGGTGCTGCTTTGTGTGCTCTGCGCCGCTACCGCCGGGATGAAACTCTTTCAGCGCTGGGTGACAGACAGCTACCGGCTCACCCAACTGGAGAATATCCGCATCCATACCGAACTGGACCTGCTGAAAAGCAATGTAAGCCCGCATTTTTTGTTCAATATGCTTAACGGCAGCGAAGTGCTCATCCATACCGAACCCGATAAGGCCAGCCAGATGCTGATCAAATTATCGGATCTGCTGCGCTACCAGCTCTATGACAGCGCGCGCGAACAGGTTTTATTGAGCGCCGATATTCGCTTCCTGCATGATTTCCTGTCGCTGGAAAAGATCAGGCGGGATTTTTTTGAGTTTAGTATCGAGGAGACAGGTACACACATGCCGCAAATGGTGCCGCCGCTGCTGTTCATTCCCTTTGTAGAAAATGCAGTGAAACACAATATCCAGTCGGAGGCCGGGGCTTATGTCCGGCTCGGCTTTGTATTAACAGGTACCGAACTGGTATTTACCTGTATCAATCCTAAAGGGCCGTTACCAACTCATGAACCGGGCGGCCTTGGTCTGCCCAACGTGCGGCGACGGCTTGAACTGCTGTTTCCGGCCATGCACAGCCTCATCATCCACAATAGCCCGGATAGTTATACTGTTAACCTCACCTTAAAGCTATGA
- a CDS encoding winged helix-turn-helix transcriptional regulator produces the protein MYEKKIAKDLTCGLNIAIEVIGGKWKANLLANISKGLKRPSELHRSIPRASARMLNQQLSELEFHSIVEKTIFNILPTKVEYALTPGGESIMEVLRAMKSWGERL, from the coding sequence ATGTACGAGAAGAAAATAGCTAAAGACCTCACCTGTGGGTTGAACATTGCCATTGAAGTAATCGGCGGCAAATGGAAGGCGAATCTTTTAGCTAATATCAGTAAAGGCCTCAAAAGACCATCTGAACTGCATCGGTCTATCCCTCGAGCTTCCGCAAGGATGCTGAACCAGCAGCTATCCGAACTGGAATTTCATAGTATTGTTGAAAAGACGATCTTTAATATTTTGCCGACTAAAGTAGAATATGCCTTAACGCCCGGTGGTGAAAGCATAATGGAGGTTTTAAGGGCGATGAAAAGCTGGGGCGAAAGGTTATAA
- a CDS encoding LytR/AlgR family response regulator transcription factor: protein MKCLIVDDEPLARKGVQLHLKKYPELELAGCFNNAAAAAAYLLLNPVGLIFLDIRMPGGNGLYFARSLGRQTMVIFITAFAEYALDSYEVDAIGYLVKPIHAERFDKAVLKALAYERLFSESRDTSVEFVPDHLLVRSDRQFIRVALDELQYIEGLKDYVILHLKDQKIITAMNLKQIHQKLPQERFLRVSKSYIVNTSFIKTFDNNAIYIGSNEVPIGNSFRDAFFETFVQRKP from the coding sequence ATGAAATGTTTGATTGTGGATGACGAACCGCTGGCGCGCAAAGGCGTGCAGTTGCACCTCAAAAAATACCCTGAGTTGGAACTGGCGGGCTGTTTCAATAACGCTGCGGCAGCGGCTGCTTACCTGTTGCTTAACCCGGTGGGCCTGATTTTTCTCGACATCCGCATGCCAGGGGGCAATGGGCTGTATTTTGCCCGGTCGTTAGGCAGGCAAACAATGGTGATCTTTATTACCGCTTTCGCGGAATACGCCCTGGATAGTTACGAGGTTGATGCCATTGGTTATCTGGTTAAACCGATACATGCCGAACGTTTCGACAAGGCGGTGCTGAAGGCGCTGGCCTATGAAAGGTTATTTAGTGAATCCCGCGATACTTCAGTTGAATTTGTGCCGGATCATCTGCTGGTGCGGTCCGACCGGCAATTTATCCGGGTGGCGCTGGATGAACTGCAATACATCGAGGGGCTGAAAGATTATGTGATCCTGCATCTGAAAGACCAAAAGATCATCACTGCGATGAACCTCAAACAGATCCATCAGAAACTGCCGCAGGAGCGCTTCCTTCGCGTCAGCAAATCCTATATCGTCAATACTTCCTTTATTAAAACCTTCGACAATAACGCCATTTATATCGGGTCCAACGAAGTACCGATCGGCAACAGTTTCCGCGATGCCTTTTTTGAAACATTTGTACAACGAAAACCATGA
- a CDS encoding NmrA family NAD(P)-binding protein, whose product MKNQVLITGATGATGKNSIAKLIALNIPVRAMVHQIDERSNALAAQGVEVVVGDLSDFNSVSAALKGISAAYFVYPIQVPGLIEATAYFIQAALEQNVGHIVNMSQRTARRESPSHGAQNHWIAERLLDLSGIPVTHLRPTLFAEWLSYFSAEIKGNNRLLSPFGNASYAPVAGEDTGRVIAAVLANPDQFAGQTLELYGAEEMTQFQVAQILSEELGRKIDYIPMEIEPFGEMLKQYFTPYFVQHIDGVAQDFRSGISGGMNDNVEKITGQKPLTIRDYIQSHIQIF is encoded by the coding sequence ATGAAAAATCAAGTTTTAATAACAGGCGCTACAGGTGCTACCGGAAAAAATTCTATCGCTAAACTAATAGCATTGAATATACCCGTAAGGGCAATGGTTCATCAGATCGATGAACGTTCAAATGCATTGGCCGCCCAGGGCGTGGAAGTAGTAGTGGGTGACTTGTCTGATTTCAATTCGGTCAGCGCAGCTTTAAAAGGAATCAGTGCCGCATATTTTGTTTATCCCATCCAGGTTCCCGGCCTGATCGAAGCCACAGCTTATTTTATCCAGGCGGCATTGGAACAAAACGTCGGTCACATCGTCAATATGTCGCAACGCACCGCCAGGAGGGAATCGCCCAGCCATGGAGCACAAAATCACTGGATAGCAGAACGGCTGTTGGATCTTTCAGGCATACCGGTTACGCATTTGCGCCCCACACTTTTTGCCGAATGGCTTTCTTATTTTTCGGCTGAGATCAAAGGAAACAATCGGCTGTTATCTCCTTTTGGAAACGCGAGTTATGCCCCCGTAGCCGGAGAAGACACCGGGAGAGTGATTGCGGCTGTGCTGGCTAACCCGGATCAGTTTGCAGGGCAAACACTGGAATTGTATGGTGCAGAAGAAATGACGCAATTCCAGGTTGCACAAATACTCTCAGAAGAACTTGGCAGAAAGATCGACTATATCCCTATGGAGATCGAACCGTTCGGCGAAATGTTGAAGCAATATTTCACGCCTTACTTTGTACAGCATATTGATGGTGTGGCGCAGGATTTCAGAAGCGGCATTTCTGGAGGCATGAACGATAACGTCGAAAAGATCACCGGGCAAAAACCGCTGACGATCAGGGATTACATTCAATCACATATCCAAATATTTTAA
- a CDS encoding alpha/beta fold hydrolase codes for MKKLTTIIAILFLASAFASAQQKSNRSNIVIVHGSWSSAGDWGTVAAQLKTDGNDVTVVNLPGHGADETPINQINLQGYVDAVKKAIGSQKDVILVGHSFGGIVISEVAEQIPSQIKKLIYVAAYIPKNGQSLLDVANTDANSDVPKYLQIEKEKGIAGIAANGIASTFVPDAPQAVQAYVVAHFKAEPLAPLAAPVTLTAANFGSVNKVFVHTFNDKVNSYSLQQRMVKDAGITRFYGLPSSHTPFVSMPAVLSVIIENEAK; via the coding sequence ATGAAAAAGTTAACCACCATCATCGCTATCCTGTTTTTAGCTTCAGCATTCGCCAGTGCACAACAAAAAAGCAATCGCTCAAACATCGTCATCGTACACGGCTCCTGGTCGTCTGCCGGGGATTGGGGCACGGTAGCCGCCCAACTCAAGACCGACGGAAACGATGTGACCGTGGTGAACCTGCCCGGACACGGCGCTGACGAAACACCCATTAACCAGATTAATCTCCAGGGTTATGTTGACGCGGTAAAAAAAGCCATCGGCTCCCAAAAAGACGTAATCCTGGTTGGCCACAGTTTTGGCGGCATTGTGATTAGCGAAGTGGCCGAACAGATCCCCTCGCAAATCAAAAAACTCATTTACGTGGCCGCCTATATACCTAAAAACGGCCAGAGCCTGCTTGATGTGGCCAATACCGATGCTAACAGCGATGTGCCCAAATACCTGCAAATTGAAAAAGAGAAAGGGATTGCCGGAATTGCAGCAAACGGAATTGCGTCCACCTTTGTTCCTGATGCGCCACAAGCGGTACAGGCTTATGTGGTAGCCCACTTTAAAGCAGAGCCGCTTGCGCCTTTAGCTGCACCGGTAACCCTTACCGCAGCCAACTTTGGCAGCGTTAACAAAGTATTCGTGCATACTTTCAATGATAAGGTTAACAGCTACTCCCTGCAACAAAGGATGGTAAAAGATGCAGGCATCACCCGCTTTTACGGACTGCCATCCAGCCATACGCCTTTCGTTTCCATGCCAGCCGTATTGAGCGTTATCATCGAAAACGAAGCTAAATAA
- a CDS encoding serine hydrolase domain-containing protein, translated as MKSIRFACIVLIVLLFSACRKTDAQDKGKAPQKHPQPALFVFPSPGAYDAATTLSGRLKDSLDHTVNNLFRMTGMPGLTAAMLAPGKGLWQTDTGYLSKPDQRKVNPNSVFYWASVGKLLTATVIEQLIQEKKLDREDKLSRWFPALQDARKITIDELLMHTSGIYSFNNDPKVFAIDRYYSPDELLGLAHAQKNLFPPGTNWSYSNTNYLLLALIAEKTEGKPFDELIRDRIAVPLHLTSLRALKPHEQPANLAVAHENGQIVKEDYSVPLGAGNIVSNASDMVILLYSLMTGKLGPVAQVHDRLKDLYAMPDTGTWYGRGMMLYDFNEITNTDDLWIGHSGGTQTYRALLVYDTASKTFIAVAINAHISVEAVARKLLSRLR; from the coding sequence ATGAAAAGTATACGATTTGCCTGTATAGTATTGATAGTTTTGCTTTTTAGCGCATGCCGGAAAACCGATGCGCAGGATAAGGGCAAAGCGCCCCAAAAACACCCGCAGCCGGCGTTGTTCGTTTTTCCATCGCCTGGCGCTTATGATGCCGCTACCACCCTCAGCGGACGTTTAAAAGACAGCTTAGACCATACCGTTAATAACCTGTTCCGTATGACGGGCATGCCTGGACTGACCGCGGCTATGCTGGCTCCGGGTAAGGGTTTATGGCAAACTGATACCGGTTACCTCTCTAAGCCCGACCAAAGAAAAGTAAATCCCAACTCGGTATTTTATTGGGCCAGCGTGGGTAAACTACTCACCGCAACGGTTATTGAACAACTGATACAGGAGAAAAAACTGGACCGCGAAGACAAACTATCGCGCTGGTTCCCGGCTTTGCAGGACGCCCGTAAGATCACCATCGATGAACTGCTGATGCATACCAGCGGCATTTACAGCTTTAATAACGACCCTAAAGTTTTTGCCATTGACAGGTATTATTCGCCGGATGAATTGCTTGGCCTGGCCCACGCGCAAAAAAATCTTTTTCCCCCGGGCACAAATTGGTCTTACAGCAACACCAATTATTTACTGCTGGCGCTGATCGCGGAAAAGACCGAAGGAAAACCATTTGATGAACTCATCAGGGACAGGATCGCAGTACCCCTGCACCTGACATCCTTACGCGCCCTGAAGCCGCATGAACAACCAGCCAACCTCGCCGTGGCGCACGAGAACGGACAAATCGTCAAAGAAGATTATTCGGTACCTTTAGGCGCAGGGAATATCGTGAGCAACGCCAGCGATATGGTGATATTGCTCTACAGCCTGATGACCGGCAAATTAGGCCCGGTAGCACAGGTGCATGACCGCCTGAAAGACCTATATGCCATGCCAGATACAGGCACATGGTATGGCCGTGGCATGATGCTATACGATTTTAACGAAATTACCAATACGGATGATCTCTGGATCGGCCATAGCGGTGGCACCCAGACTTACCGCGCGCTACTGGTTTATGATACGGCATCCAAAACCTTTATCGCGGTAGCCATCAATGCGCATATTTCGGTGGAAGCGGTGGCCAGGAAACTGCTTTCCCGGCTGCGTTAG
- a CDS encoding class I SAM-dependent methyltransferase: protein MKTTIPFSGSIPQHYQDLLTPFLFDGFSADLMERIDFSNAYNVLELASGTGSVTKQLLRHLPSGAHLTATDLQADMLETAKQQVTATNISWDVVDMTNIPYIDGQYDLIVCQFGLMLVPDQLKALKEMQRVLKTDGRLVISVWADIQDNPVWEISGKVIESFLGANPILQLPGPFSLSTENDTKEMLQQAGFSTIKSSLVTQSGQIASAASAAKGFLHGLPVFTVLSHKAPGLMPHIEHSLEKELAAQLGDHPLISPLKAWIFDIIK, encoded by the coding sequence ATGAAAACGACCATACCATTCAGCGGATCAATCCCGCAGCATTACCAGGACCTGTTAACCCCATTTTTGTTCGATGGATTTTCAGCAGACCTGATGGAAAGAATTGATTTCTCAAACGCCTACAATGTGCTGGAACTGGCCAGCGGCACCGGCAGCGTCACCAAACAACTATTGAGGCACCTGCCGTCCGGGGCGCATTTAACAGCAACGGACTTACAAGCTGATATGCTCGAAACCGCTAAACAGCAGGTTACGGCAACTAACATTTCCTGGGATGTGGTGGATATGACCAACATTCCTTATATCGACGGACAGTACGATCTGATCGTGTGTCAGTTCGGGCTGATGCTGGTACCGGATCAGCTCAAGGCTTTAAAAGAAATGCAACGCGTACTGAAAACAGATGGGCGGTTGGTTATCAGCGTTTGGGCGGATATACAGGATAACCCGGTTTGGGAGATCAGCGGAAAAGTGATCGAAAGCTTTTTAGGAGCTAACCCGATTCTGCAGCTGCCCGGTCCGTTTTCGCTTTCGACCGAAAATGACACTAAGGAAATGTTGCAACAGGCCGGTTTCAGCACCATCAAATCCAGTTTGGTTACACAGTCCGGGCAAATAGCAAGCGCCGCTTCAGCAGCAAAAGGCTTCCTGCATGGCTTGCCGGTATTTACGGTGCTCAGTCATAAAGCACCCGGCCTGATGCCGCATATTGAGCACAGTTTGGAAAAGGAACTGGCCGCTCAATTGGGTGATCATCCGTTAATCTCTCCTTTAAAAGCCTGGATTTTTGACATCATTAAATAA